DNA from Pecten maximus chromosome 18, xPecMax1.1, whole genome shotgun sequence:
GCAATTAcggtaaatatttatcaatggtACAAAAACGGGTATCAATTTGATTAACAATTATCAAATCGTTGCATTTTCTGCAAATGTCATGGAcattattaatgaaaaaaagGACCACTGGCTTCTTTACGGTAACTCTCGATGAACCGTACTAAACGCAACACATaagctgtaatatatatatacacacacacattcaAATTGCCTTTCCTTTAATTAAGCGAGTTATTCTGATATGTATCAAAGGCATACCAATATAGATATATGCTTTATGAAATTCATTAGTAAGATGCTTTAAAGGTCACGTGatgtctgaaatatttcagtcaattcGACCCTTTTTGGCCACGCCAATCAGTCCCTAGTGGTCAGTCAACATGTGTAAATCTGCCATCCCATATATATGATTCTACcaaagtttgatttttttccagTGGCAGTTAAACAAATTTtgctcaaaaatgtgatttccttatatactTAAAAGAAAAGTTTACCCCTTTCCCCGTGGCGAAGTGAGACCCCATGGCCagtgtcatgaaattcacaattttggtaaagcaccttaaaaCCCTTTCATGTATAAAGAGTATTTTATTCTACTTTATTTGGATATTaaggtttttgaaatttcagtcaatttgacccctttttgtCCAGCCCCTCATCCAGCCCTCATGGAATGTGTGGAACatttataattcacaattttagttgacaTTTGGCCATGGATGGTTTACTGCAAAATTCCATTGAAATTGGTTCAGGGGTTCCTGAGTAGAAGCCGAAAATGTCTTTTAGAATAGGTCatttgagacttcgtctcaggtgacctagaAATATATGAGTCCCAACTATAGTGATTAATTAACACCTGAGAGAGCCTTATAGGAAAAGCATTGTTCCGGTACTCAAAATCCAAAAAATCTATTGCGTAATTAGGTATTTCACTGAACAAATCAGcaatattatgaaatatatctaGAACTCCTAATCTCCTATATTAGTAAGcaccatatacaatatattacatataaaagCATTGCAATGAGACAAAAAGTGAAATGTCGGGGATACAAACATGAACAAATGACTATGAATAATCTATTTACAGAAATCTATAAAACCTACAGAACTAAGTAATTAGTATACatttgcaatatatatgtatcaacaAAAGTATATCTTGGATGATCAATGAAATCTGTCAAACCGAAAGATgacattttttctgttttatgaTATCTTAACACAAATCACTGCCgattaatataaaatttataataaattacagtaacaacacagcGGTTAATTCCCATTCTGAATTGTTTCCATTACGAAAATGTAAAAATGCACGTGGCACCATATGAGCACGAACATTCACGTACTTCGCAGGCCTAGAAATTCCCCATGTACAGGAATATGCAGAAGTTCTCTGTTAGTGATAGCAAAATAATTCCATGAAGATGAAAAACATGCTCATCGTCTTTCATTCATCTGTTGTCTTGGATGATAAGCCATATGCCTCAAATCGTCAAAATAAGTGTGAGCAGAAATTATATTTCCATTTGTTCAAGTATTCCGAATCTTTGGAACATGGCTTTCTGTTGCAAATTTTAACAGTCTGATTGCTTCAATTCTCGTCATACCGATTTCTCCTGTAAGAAGATCCGAGTCCAATTCACGGAGTATTGCTCCGTCAATCAATTGGTCTTTGaatttttctgtatatttttcaaGTTTAAGTCTAACCATCCATTGACACAATTCATCAACAGATAGCTCATCAACGTTAACTTGACTGGAACTATCATTGGCACTTGTGTTCTTTAGTACCGACCTTGTCGGACTTTCCTCTGGCAGAAATTGTTCTGTATCTCTATTTGCAGAGGTCGGATTTTGACCTTCAGGGTCCCTTGACTCTGACATCTTCCGACGCAGATAATATTGACGTTCTGGTACTGGAGGGGGAGGCTTCTTATTGGATTCTTCTTCTTTGTCGTCTGTTGGAATAAAAGGCTCTTCTGGAGGGAGCGGCCGCGGAGGTTTTGGTGCCGTGGCAGGGATTGTGGTTGGGGTTTTGGTGTCACGACCGGGTTTTGTGCTGGTGGTTTTGGTGTCACGACAGGGTTTTGTGCTGGTGGTTTTGGTGTCACGACAGGGTTTTGTGCTGGTGGTTTAGGCGTTGTAATTGGTTTAGGTTTTGGAGCCGGCGGTGCTTTGATCGTTGTTCCAGAAATCATGTGTCTGGGATCGGGCTCGTGGTAGACTGAATCATCTAGCTTTGAATCATGTGGTATTATGTCGTAGACGTTGTCGTCAGGTGACCTTGGGACTAGTTCGGTATAAACGTCACGTTTTGATTTCTTCCTCCCCTTCTCCATGCCATCATCTATATGGCAATATTCCACAGGAGAGGCATACGAATATATGTCCTGACTAGTGGCGTGTCCTGAGTACACAGCAATATCtgtaaagaattaaaaaaacaacaacatgtgAGTGAATAGCACTGCCAAAATACAAGGGCTGATTGatagttgtgagcctcataatgaaggatttgaattttgccggaaatattgcattatttttcaacattatcccattcagtatctatacacttttgccagcggtgtttaaggatCTCAATGCCACTTTTGTAGAATTTCgtttcttggctgttcagaaagtcatccgtTGGATGCCAGGGTTAGGAGTACAGTTGCCTGAAATAgctattttcagttttttttttgggggggggggggtgtcacGCATACCCTCACCCAATGTAACCTACCTTCATTTCCATGAATGTTTTCAAATCTGATGTTCTTCATCACTTGGTTATGCATTTGCCTACAGACGGCGTCGAAACGTTCCTGGGGTTGACATGCAAAGCCATTAATAACAGACAAACGCAGATCTGGCAGGTAGACTGGAACTACGGTAACTTTACCGTATAAAGATGCTGTAACATAGCAATGGCGCTGACATATAATTCCTTCAATGAAACGAGTTGCAAACTGCAACACCTATGAACAACATACTTTTgtgatatacctggtatatgttGTTTTGGATATGAGTTGTCTATATCGTTTTGTCAAAGTATAatctattttatttcttaaacaaaTATGTTCTCagatatattgtaattgtaagctttattttttaataattgcaaaacaagttgtATTAACTTATATGAATCATTCCTGATGGCCAGTATGGAAACGTGCGAGGggtcttacatgtatatagtataggGGGAAACCCTGAGTACCCGCCTAGGTGAAAAGTGTGTTATCACTGTGCCATTCGGCCATCCATTTCCCAGACACGATTCATTTAATAATTT
Protein-coding regions in this window:
- the LOC117317107 gene encoding uncharacterized protein LOC117317107 isoform X1; this encodes MEAKPPGPVDIMATYQFKCDLVEMSVKDFYLHFKQCLPKLIMITQGYCGEVVLDTFDREQVLRIHTYSIQKRVIAKMCDGCRLPGVDGTHLSIPINYDAKFCVIKGDKVRKEETLQDIVNKCNFPVDVQFGKSGGTTIKVGDTDKSTRQTGGQAFRISLLDTHEEFFLLGNAVAGTSLYGKVTVVPVYLPDLRLSVINGFACQPQERFDAVCRQMHNQVMKNIRFENIHGNEDIAVYSGHATSQDIYSYASPVEYCHIDDGMEKGRKKSKRDVYTELVPRSPDDNVYDIIPHDSKLDDSVYHEPDPRHMISGTTIKAPPAPKPKPITTPKPPAQNPVVTPKPPAQNPVVTPKPPAQNPVVTPKPQPQSLPRHQNLRGRSLQKSLLFQQTTKKKNPIRSLPLQYQNVNIICVGRCQSQGTLKVKIRPLQIEIQNNFCQRKVRQGRY
- the LOC117317107 gene encoding uncharacterized protein LOC117317107 isoform X2, which produces MATYQFKCDLVEMSVKDFYLHFKQCLPKLIMITQGYCGEVVLDTFDREQVLRIHTYSIQKRVIAKMCDGCRLPGVDGTHLSIPINYDAKFCVIKGDKVRKEETLQDIVNKCNFPVDVQFGKSGGTTIKVGDTDKSTRQTGGQAFRISLLDTHEEFFLLGNAVAGTSLYGKVTVVPVYLPDLRLSVINGFACQPQERFDAVCRQMHNQVMKNIRFENIHGNEDIAVYSGHATSQDIYSYASPVEYCHIDDGMEKGRKKSKRDVYTELVPRSPDDNVYDIIPHDSKLDDSVYHEPDPRHMISGTTIKAPPAPKPKPITTPKPPAQNPVVTPKPPAQNPVVTPKPPAQNPVVTPKPQPQSLPRHQNLRGRSLQKSLLFQQTTKKKNPIRSLPLQYQNVNIICVGRCQSQGTLKVKIRPLQIEIQNNFCQRKVRQGRY